GTGCAGAACGACTGCCTTCCGGGGGATTCTCTCCACGCTCCGGACAATCGAAGCACCTCCCAGTCTAGTGAGCCTCAGACCTGTACACTTGCGTGGGTCACACTGATTCGCATGAAAGATCACAATCCTAGGAGTAGCCTTGGAGTCCATGACGAAGTGAGACCCCCACGGAACACATTTCAAGGTTCCTAGACCCAGTTCAGGATGCGAATCATCAATGACTAGCAAGGGGCACAGCTGCGAGATCTGCGGCGATATCTCATCAGACATTCAGACATGCACGATGTGTGGCTCAAGGGTCTGTAAGGACTGTATAGCTCACCCTGAGAGGATTTGCCTCGTGTGCAGAGAGTCCAGATGTCAGGTCTGCATGACCTTCCATGCCTCGCGAGCGTGCACAAGATGCGGCCAGCTGGTCTGTGAGGACCATGGCACAAGGATTGGCGAAGCAACAGTCTGTGACAAATGTCTGGGTCAATCCAAGACAGACTGAGGCGAGAACACATGGACGAGATGATCAGTGTCGGTCTTGATGACATCGACAGTCCTAGCGGAGGGTGTACAACCCACTTCGCAACACTCCTTGTCGAGCAGCTGGAAGAGGCGGGAGTCACATGGTGCGACTATCCCAACCTCATACGGCTCAATCCCAACATCCCATTCAGGACACGGGGCAACGGAGCAGTATGTCTCCGGTTCCGTTCCCAGGCAGTCAATGAACAAGAACTGACTGAAATGGTCGCATCGATGCTGGACGTCTATGTGAAGACAGACTATCCTAACACAAACCCCGGGGTGGTTGTTGTCAGAGGGGGTGTACCAGAGGACGTGGTCCGTTTTGCAGAGACCGCTGTGTGGAGGGCAGTACCAATCCCCCTTGCCATCCGGATAATCAAGAAGCACTCGGCACAGAGCCTGTCCAGAGGCAACGGTCGGGGTCTTGTCGGAGCGGTCGCGGCAGTAGGGAACCTGCTCCTTGAGGACCACACCTATGAGTACATTGCGTATCGGACAGCAGACCAACATGAGGCAGAGCGTCACATAGACCACGAGTCGGTCCGCAGGATGGACAGGGTATTCTCGCAGGGCACGTTCTCGAACGTTGACGAAGAAACAGGCACTCTTATGATCGCACCGCATGGACCAGACCCCGTTCTCTTCGGGATAAGAGGAGAGTCACCGGACTTGGTCGTAGAGGCTGCGAGAATGGTGCGTCTGAACGTGGACGTGGACCGATGGGCGGTGTTCCGGACCAATCAGGGAACCGGGGCACATCTGCGACACAATGTGACTGTTGATTGTCTGAGACCATACATGTCAGCGAGTGTGACCGGCAGGGTCGCCTCCAAACCGCGAGTCATTGAGGGAGGGCATGTCCTGTTCTCTGTTACCGACGCATCGGGCAGCATCGACTGTGCGGCATACGAACCCAGTGGCAGCTTCAGGGACGTGGTGCTACAGCTGACGGAGAACGACACTGTGACAGTGCAGGGTGGAGTCAGACCCGCCTCCAGAACACACGGGATGACTGTGAACATCGAGGGGCTGGAGGTGATTAGTCTGTCGAACAACATAGCTGTGAGGAATCCCCTGTGTCCAGACTGCGGGCGGAGAATGAAGAGTGCCGGGAGGGCGAAGGGATACAAATGCGAGCACTGTGGGCACAGGTCCAGAGAGATGAGCAAGCAGGAGGTGGAGTTGGCTCGAACACTCACTCCGGGACTGTATCTGCCACCCACTAGAGCACAGAGGCATCTGACCAGACCAGAGAGAAGACTGTATAGTACAAATGCAGGCAGGCGTCAGACACTCATCTCAGTCTGGCACGGCCGCCGCACAGACACAGAACGCGCTCTGCCCCCAGACCGCGGTCACTAGTGTCCACATCCCCCTGGCAGATAGGGGACTCTTGCAGACTCCCCACATGTCCTTGTGGAGGTCATGCTCGCCGGCCGCGTCGTCCGCCGGCCTTTCTGGTACCGTCATGAGGGAGGGGTGTGACCTCGTCGATAAGCCCGATTCTCAGACCAGCTCGGCTGAGTGCACGGATCGCAGCCTGGGCACCGGGACCCGGTGTCTTAGGCCCGCTACCACCCGGGGCTCTGACCCGGATGTGAATCCCATACAGGCCCTTGTCTTTCGCCTCCCGTGCCGCCTGGAAGGCGGCTTGCATTGCAGCATGGGGTGATGACTCGTTTCGATCAGCTTTGACCACCATGCCACCAGACACACGGGCGATTGTCTCTGCGCCAGACAAGTCCGTTATGTGACAGATGGTGTCGTTATACGACGCAAAGATGTGCGCTATGCCCCACTTCGGCGTTTCTTCGCTCATATTCGCTCATCCTCCGGACCAAGGTCGGAACTATCATATGCTACAACTGGTTCTCTCTCGTCCTCATCCATGTCAAGCCGAGCTTCACGACGTCGACCGGGTTCCTCCTCCCTAGGTTCTGGTTCGACCATGGACGCGCGTTCTGCTGCAGCTGATGCTGCTATTCGGGCTGGATGTGATGGGTCATTCAGTGGAGACCTTGGCGAGAGGCTCAGACGCGATTCCTCAGCCAAGGAGATGATTCTGCTGGGAGTACGAACACGTGCCTGATCAAGTGCCACATGCCCATGGACGATGAGTTGACGGGCGTGGTACATTGAGCTTGCGTAGCCCTTCCTGAAGACAATGGTCTGCAGTCTTCGCTCAAGCATATCCCTGAGCGTGAGGTCAAGGATGCCCTCTAGACTTCGCTCGCTCTTGAGAAGGCCGAAACGGACGACCTTGTCAAGAAGTGTCTTCTCTTCTTCGACTCTGTCAGCCGGTGGGAGAGCCTGTAACCTGCGAGCCTGTCGCCTATAGTTGGACAACTCTGCCCTGTGCCGCCAGATCTCCCTCTTGTTCCTCAGGCCATAGGAACCGAGAAGCTCCAGCTCCTGCTCGAACCGCTCGGTTTCGAAGGGTCGCTTCGGTTTTGCGTACTTCTGCTTCTGTCGACGTGGATCTCCCATCTCTTACCACCTGCTAATCCTTCTTTCTTGACACTCCGACTGCAGGACCGCCACGACCAGTGGTTTTGGTGTGCTGTCCTCGGACTCTCAGACCGTAGGAGTGCCTGATGCCACGCCAAGACCTCATTCGTTTCATGCGGTCTATGTCGTTCCTCTGGATGAAGTCCAAGTCGGCGCCCGTCAGATGTACATTCTTGCCAGTCATTCTGTCACGAGGCCTATTGACGTACCAGTCAGGGAAACCCGCCCTTGTCACGTCTTGGAGCAGTTCCTCTATCCTTGCGATGTCGGCGTCCGAGAGATAGCCCATTCTACTTGCTGGGTTCAGTTTCAGCTGTGAGAGGACAGCTCGTGAAATCTTGAGACCAACGCCCGTAATATGTGTGAGTCCTTGAAGGAGGTTCTCCTGACCATCAATGTCTCTGGACATCACACGAACAATGTATCTGTATTCAGGCTCAGACATGCTCTTGTACCTCGGTCTGACTGGCTTGAGGCTCTGTCAGCCTTCAAGGGTCACCTTATAATCGTTGCCATCAAGCAGCGCACAACAGCGTCTGAATAGGCCCGTGCGTGGCTGAACGGCATGAGATGGCGCCCGGAATGCGACTTGAACGTTAGCCAAGGCGAACGACATGTTCGCCCTTCATGCCTCCATAAGGAGAGTAGCTCTCATTCTCGCCAGTCCAAACGAGCCAGCGTTTCCAGGCTACCGCCGTACCGAGCTTGGCTATCCGGGCTTATCAGTTGCGGACATCACTTGCCCTTTTCACCTTTTCCATCAAATCGCACTCGAGTACTATTCGGATGGCTCTAGCGAGAACTCCCCGACATAGTTGGTGTGCATCATCGACTTCACTGTCGCTTCATCTCGTGTGTGGCCGAGTACCCACGCCAGCTTCACAAGAGCAGCCTCAGAGGTCATGTCATAGCCACTGATTGCACCTGCATCCAGGGCGGCTCGACCAACTTCATAGAGCGACAGGTCAGCCTGTCCGAAGGCACACTGAGAAGTTATCACAACAACACACCCTGCATTCACGGCTTGGCGTATGGCCCCCTTCAACGACCGCTCCTCCGACGGGATGTTGCCAGAACCGAAGCCCTCGATGACCAGTCCGTGGTACCCCAAGTCTACAATCTTCTGAATTATGCTTGGAGACATCCCGGGAAAAACCTTCAGAAGGAAGACGTTATTGTCAAGACGAGTATCAAAGCGAGGCACAAGGTTGTGGCGCCTACGATAGCCCTCGTAGAGGACTATGTCGCGAGTCAGCACTCCGAGAGGATACGGGTCGACCGAGTCAAACGCGTCGAAAGCATTTGAACGGACCTTCTTTGCCCTTGTGGGCTTGTGGATCTCGCCGTTGAAGACCAGACAGGTCTCGCCCAAGTTGCCAAATGCAGCAACGCGAATTGCATCTAGGAGGTTTCGAGGACCGTCGCTCCACGGAAGGTCACCCGATATCTGAGCGCCCGTGAAGACGATGGGCTTTCCAAAGTCCTGTACCATGAAACAGACAGCAGAGGCGGAGTACACCATGGTGTCTGTGCCATGAGTGACCACAATGCCATCCAGATAGGGCATGGTGTCATTCACTTCCTTGATGGCACCTGCAATCTGCTGCCAGTGATGCGGCTGGGCGTTTGCAGAGTCAAGCTGTAAGACCTGGCGCTTCTCAACCGCGACGTTTCTCCACCCCTTGGGGAGATTCTCAAGTAGACTGTCAACCGACAGGCCGGGGCGAATACTGTGTGTACTGGTATCATAGATGCTGCTGATAGTACCACCAGTTGCAATAAGGCACACTTGCGCTTTCTCGGTCTGTGACACTCTACTTACCACCTGCAAGACCACAGGAACAGCATTTATGGATGTTATTGTGTTGGGAAGACAGGTGACTCCAAGGGCGAATGCATGACCTGATTGTAGTGGGCGGCGGGCCTTCGGGAACTACATGTGCCAGGGTAGCCCGCCAGAGAGGGTTGCGGGTCCTGTTGATCACCAGCGGGCCTACATACGAGAGAGACCTGCGTCTACAAGTACCAGTCAGCCGTCCTGCTTTGAGTCTGATGGGCGAACAGGCAAGAGAGACCACGAGACACCTTGTCAGCGAAGTGGTAGTGCACCCACCAGGCGATGGACCTGTGTCGTGTCACAGAAGGGAGCCACTACTGCTTGCAGACTACACACATCTCACGGAGATGCTTCTCACAGAAGCAGTGGACGCGGGGGTTGAGCTTGTGAGAAGACAGGAGGTGCTTGCAGTGGAACAGCTGAAGAGGGGCATAAGAGTACTGGCGCGAGGAGAGTCATACCAAGGACACCTTCTTGTTGGGGCAGATGGAGTCAGTAGTGTGGTTGCCTCATGTGTCGGTGCGAGGGACTCTTGGGCGCAGAGTCAGCTCATTGGAGTCAGAGCGCAACAGGTGAGCGCGCAGCCTGCCACATTCGGTGGAGTGAATGCGCAAGACGAGTCGAGGACTTCTATTCTGGGGCTGTTCCCACAGGTCTCCAATGGTTGTCATGGGTGGACGATTCAGTCGGCAGGCAGGTCAGTCAGGGGAGTCTTTTCAACAACCTGCGGGAAGGAGACCCTCTGCAATTGCTGGGACTCCTTCGTAAAGCGCATTCGCAGTGAGAGGAGTGTTCAAAATGGGCAGGGTGGGTTGCGCGACTTCACACTGCCGTGTTGCACATCGGGCACAAGAGTTGTCGCTCGAAGAGCAATGCTGGTCGGGAGCGCGGGGGCGTTCGGGTCGCCTCTGACAGGAGAGGACTTGTTCTACGCTGTCTCTTCCGGCCGAATAGCGGCCGAGGTGGCCGCTGACGCAGCAGACACGAGGGACCCGCTATATGTGAGAGTGTATCAAGACAGGGTGAATAGTGAGTTGGTACCTCAGCAGGTGACCACGGTCAGGCTCTACAACGAACTGTTCGGCTCCACCGATAGCATCAGAAGGCTGTGTGATGCTGCCCGCGGCAGTCACACCATGTCACAGCAGCTGGGAGAGGTCTTCGCAGGGACTGAAACGGGGGATAAGAGCCTGAGGACACTCCGTGGTATGCTGCATATTGCCCGGACTACGAGAGATGAGTCAGCGTGATTGCGCGGACAACGACTCGCACGCCCGGCCGTCGTGGACCTTGATTCGCATCAGGTCGTGAGCGAGAAGTGTGTTGGGAAATATCTCCCGTGCCTCTTCCAGAATCGGCGCGCCTTGGACCGAGTCGTACCGGGGGCTGAAGTGCGTCAGTACCAAGCACTTCACTCTCGCCTCCGCAGCGATACTGGCGGCCTGCGCAGCAGTCATGTGACCACGTTCGTGAGCCAAGTGTTCATGCTCGGATGTGTACATTGCCTCAGATATCAGTAGGTCAGCATCCCTAGAGGCATCGCGAAGCGTGTCACATGGGCGCGTGTCGCCAGAGTAGACGATCTTGGTCCCAAGACCTGCCTCAAGGGTGACATCCTCTGGACGGACCGTCTTGCCACTGTCAAGAGTCACGGTCTCTCCAAGTGAGAGCTGTCTCCAGAGCGGGCCCATTGGCACACCCAGTTCCGTGGCTCTCTCAGGGAGAAAGCGTCCGCGCGACCGTCGACGCGTCACCGAATACCCCAGCGCATATCCTCTGTGGTCAACCTCAAAGGACCTGATGTGCACATCCTCGATGTCGAGGACCGGTCCCGCACCTATCCCATACACGGTGCTCTCAAACCTCGTACCGAGGTTTATAGTCGCCTGACACACGCGCACATACTCTATGAGCCCTGGTGGTCCGTAGACCATCAGAGGTCGAGTGCGACCCAAGAGCGACAGCCTCAGCAACACCCCGGGTAGACCGAGCACATGGTCTGCATGCAGATGCGTGACTAGTACGACCATGTTCTTGTTGAAGCCGATTCCAGCCCGTTCCAGCTGCATCTGCGCATACTCACCGCAGTCCAGGAGAAAGTTCCAGCCCTGGTGAGCGACGACTATGGCCGGGTGTTTGCGGCCTTCAGTCGGTATTGCACCTCCGGTACCAAGAAAGACTACTTCCAACCAGACCGCCTGTGATGGGTCGGCTGTGGACACTGATAATCGTTTCGTAGAGTGAACGGTTCAAGCAAAATCCAGGGGGATTGCATGGGGGCTGGCCTCTCGCCGAATGACACCGTAGGACCTCGCATCAAAGAAGTCTGAACTCCATCTTGCCCTGTGCGACTCGTCGCCAGCGAGGAGTGACAGGGGCATCGCCCTGTGAATCCCTGCGGCCATCTCATAGACAGAATACTCATCGATCATGCTCATCTCAGAGGAGACCATCTCCGT
This window of the Candidatus Thorarchaeota archaeon genome carries:
- a CDS encoding FAD-dependent oxidoreductase, with product MHDLIVVGGGPSGTTCARVARQRGLRVLLITSGPTYERDLRLQVPVSRPALSLMGEQARETTRHLVSEVVVHPPGDGPVSCHRREPLLLADYTHLTEMLLTEAVDAGVELVRRQEVLAVEQLKRGIRVLARGESYQGHLLVGADGVSSVVASCVGARDSWAQSQLIGVRAQQVSAQPATFGGVNAQDESRTSILGLFPQVSNGCHGWTIQSAGRSVRGVFSTTCGKETLCNCWDSFVKRIRSERSVQNGQGGLRDFTLPCCTSGTRVVARRAMLVGSAGAFGSPLTGEDLFYAVSSGRIAAEVAADAADTRDPLYVRVYQDRVNSELVPQQVTTVRLYNELFGSTDSIRRLCDAARGSHTMSQQLGEVFAGTETGDKSLRTLRGMLHIARTTRDESA
- a CDS encoding asparaginase, which produces MSQTEKAQVCLIATGGTISSIYDTSTHSIRPGLSVDSLLENLPKGWRNVAVEKRQVLQLDSANAQPHHWQQIAGAIKEVNDTMPYLDGIVVTHGTDTMVYSASAVCFMVQDFGKPIVFTGAQISGDLPWSDGPRNLLDAIRVAAFGNLGETCLVFNGEIHKPTRAKKVRSNAFDAFDSVDPYPLGVLTRDIVLYEGYRRRHNLVPRFDTRLDNNVFLLKVFPGMSPSIIQKIVDLGYHGLVIEGFGSGNIPSEERSLKGAIRQAVNAGCVVVITSQCAFGQADLSLYEVGRAALDAGAISGYDMTSEAALVKLAWVLGHTRDEATVKSMMHTNYVGEFSLEPSE
- a CDS encoding 30S ribosomal protein S13 — translated: MSEPEYRYIVRVMSRDIDGQENLLQGLTHITGVGLKISRAVLSQLKLNPASRMGYLSDADIARIEELLQDVTRAGFPDWYVNRPRDRMTGKNVHLTGADLDFIQRNDIDRMKRMRSWRGIRHSYGLRVRGQHTKTTGRGGPAVGVSRKKD
- a CDS encoding 30S ribosomal protein S11; protein product: MSEETPKWGIAHIFASYNDTICHITDLSGAETIARVSGGMVVKADRNESSPHAAMQAAFQAAREAKDKGLYGIHIRVRAPGGSGPKTPGPGAQAAIRALSRAGLRIGLIDEVTPLPHDGTRKAGGRRGRRA
- a CDS encoding 30S ribosomal protein S4; the protein is MGDPRRQKQKYAKPKRPFETERFEQELELLGSYGLRNKREIWRHRAELSNYRRQARRLQALPPADRVEEEKTLLDKVVRFGLLKSERSLEGILDLTLRDMLERRLQTIVFRKGYASSMYHARQLIVHGHVALDQARVRTPSRIISLAEESRLSLSPRSPLNDPSHPARIAASAAAERASMVEPEPREEEPGRRREARLDMDEDEREPVVAYDSSDLGPEDERI
- a CDS encoding DUF1743 domain-containing protein, coding for MDEMISVGLDDIDSPSGGCTTHFATLLVEQLEEAGVTWCDYPNLIRLNPNIPFRTRGNGAVCLRFRSQAVNEQELTEMVASMLDVYVKTDYPNTNPGVVVVRGGVPEDVVRFAETAVWRAVPIPLAIRIIKKHSAQSLSRGNGRGLVGAVAAVGNLLLEDHTYEYIAYRTADQHEAERHIDHESVRRMDRVFSQGTFSNVDEETGTLMIAPHGPDPVLFGIRGESPDLVVEAARMVRLNVDVDRWAVFRTNQGTGAHLRHNVTVDCLRPYMSASVTGRVASKPRVIEGGHVLFSVTDASGSIDCAAYEPSGSFRDVVLQLTENDTVTVQGGVRPASRTHGMTVNIEGLEVISLSNNIAVRNPLCPDCGRRMKSAGRAKGYKCEHCGHRSREMSKQEVELARTLTPGLYLPPTRAQRHLTRPERRLYSTNAGRRQTLISVWHGRRTDTERALPPDRGH
- the rnz gene encoding ribonuclease Z — protein: MEVVFLGTGGAIPTEGRKHPAIVVAHQGWNFLLDCGEYAQMQLERAGIGFNKNMVVLVTHLHADHVLGLPGVLLRLSLLGRTRPLMVYGPPGLIEYVRVCQATINLGTRFESTVYGIGAGPVLDIEDVHIRSFEVDHRGYALGYSVTRRRSRGRFLPERATELGVPMGPLWRQLSLGETVTLDSGKTVRPEDVTLEAGLGTKIVYSGDTRPCDTLRDASRDADLLISEAMYTSEHEHLAHERGHMTAAQAASIAAEARVKCLVLTHFSPRYDSVQGAPILEEAREIFPNTLLAHDLMRIKVHDGRACESLSAQSR